The Planococcus versutus genome contains a region encoding:
- a CDS encoding acetoin utilization AcuB family protein, translating to MLVEEIMKTEVYTLRSDQTVQDVMNLFKEHRIRHAPVVEDEKVIGIVTDRDLKEAVPSRFTVSPKGEPYKKKVSEIMTANPVITHPLDFVEEVAMIFYEHKIGCIPVVSNQKLVGFLTETDLLYTFIELTGAHQPGSQIEVRVEDRSGVLYEVSKVFHQQQVNVLSVLVYPDRKNSNQKVLVFRVQTMNPLTIISELRKEGFEVLWPSTPQMNE from the coding sequence TTGTTAGTTGAAGAAATTATGAAAACTGAAGTATATACATTGAGATCCGATCAAACCGTTCAAGATGTTATGAATTTGTTTAAAGAACACCGAATTCGACATGCACCAGTTGTCGAAGATGAAAAAGTAATCGGTATTGTAACAGACCGTGATTTGAAAGAAGCAGTTCCTTCGAGATTTACCGTATCTCCTAAAGGAGAACCTTATAAAAAGAAAGTCTCAGAAATTATGACAGCAAATCCTGTCATCACGCACCCGCTCGATTTTGTCGAAGAAGTAGCGATGATCTTTTATGAACACAAAATCGGCTGCATTCCTGTAGTTAGCAATCAAAAACTAGTCGGTTTTTTAACAGAAACAGATCTTTTGTATACCTTTATTGAACTGACAGGTGCGCATCAGCCTGGTTCACAAATTGAAGTGCGTGTTGAAGATCGATCCGGTGTGTTATATGAAGTCTCTAAAGTTTTTCATCAGCAACAAGTAAATGTGCTAAGTGTACTCGTATACCCCGATAGAAAAAACAGCAATCAAAAAGTTCTTGTTTTCCGCGTTCAAACGATGAATCCATTAACGATTATCAGCGAACTGAGAAAAGAAGGATTTGAAGTTCTATGGCCAAGCACGCCACAGATGAACGAATGA